The window GTGGTGATCGGCGCCGTTTTTCTTCCCGCTCCGGCGCGTGAGGCGGCCATGCTGGCGGCGGCCGGGCTGTCCGCATGGAAGACCCCCGCCTGGATCCGCCGGCAGAACGAATTCACGTACCATCCTATCGGCGAGGTGGCGATACTGTTCGCGGGGATCTTCGCAACGATGATACCTGCCCTCCTTATCCTGAAAGCTCGCGGAGGGGAACTGGGAGTCACGGAACCCTGGCACTTTTTCTGGGCGGCGGGGGCACTTTCCAGCTTTCTGGACAACGCTCCCACGTATCTGACTTTTTTCTCGCTCGCGCAGGGGATGGGGGGAACGGCCGATGTCGCCGGCGTGTCCGCGCCGGTCCTTCAGGCGATCAGCGCGGGAGCGGTCTTCATGGGAGCGAACAGTTATATCGGAAACGCCCCCAACTTCATGGTAAAGTCGATCGCCGAATCTTCCGGGGTGCGGATGCCCTCTTTCTTCGGCTACATGGCTTATTCGACCGCGATCCTGCTGCCCGTCTTCGCAGTGGTCACCTGGCTGTTTCTGTAAAGCCGGTTTCAAATCCGTCCACGAGAGCAGCGCGCCGGCATATCCATTCTTTCCGTCTACGCAAATCCATATGAAATAATTAATGAAATCAAATAGCCATCGCCGGGTCGAATGGAACGCTTTCTGCAGGTTCCATCCTCCGTGGCGGAATGTACGGAAAACAACTTCGAGGCGGATGCACCTATGCATCTGGCGCGAAACCGGTGGATGCAGATTTTCGCAAAGGTCGTCCCCGCCTCCTATTTCGCGCTCGCGTGCTTCGCGTTCTGGAAAAGCTTCCTTCAGACGGGAAAGCTGACCTCCCTTTTCTGGATGTTGTCCGAAGGCATCGTCGTCGTCCTGATCGTGTTCCGAAGGCCGTCATCGGCCGTCTCGAAAAGCCCCTGGGACTGGTTCGCCGGGATCGCCGGTTCCTTCCTTATCCTCATGGTGCGACCCACCGGGCACGCGGTCGCCCCCGACGCTGCCGGATTCACGCTTCAGTTGCTGGGAACGGGATTCCAGATCTACGGAAAGACCGCTCTTGGAAGAAGCTTCGGAATCGTGGCGGCCAACCGCGGCGTCGTTGTGGACGGACCCTACCGTTGGGTGCGCCACCCCATATACCTGGGTTACCTTGTCACTCACGCCGGATTCCTGCTGTCGAATTGGAGCCCGCGGAACCTCGCTGTATACGCGGCGGCTTACTTCTTCCAGGCGGCGCGGATATTCGCGGAGGAGCGCGTGCTTCTGGGGGACGGGAAATACCGGGAATACGCCGCGAGCGTCCGGTACCGCCTGCTGCCCGGCATCTTCTGAAGCGGCGCGTTTTTTCCCGCTGATCAGATTTCCATGAAATAGTCCCGGCATGCCTGCGCGACCAAGTCCTCGTCCAGGCGTGGATGGATTCCCCGGTACCGGCAGATCTCCACGACGCGGGAAAGGACGTCTTTCGGGTGGCAGGCCGCCAAGGGGATCTTCCGCGCGGCGTGTTCCTTTTCGATGAGGTGCCGGATCGCCTCGGGCCGGAACTCCAGGCCGAGCTGCCTGCACACCTGCCGGCAGATGGAGACGTATTCGGACGGACTGATGTAGCCGATCCTGATTTTGTACCCGAGCCTGCGGAGGAACGCCTCGTCCGCCAGGTCCCGGGGCTCTATGTTGGTGGAGAAGATTACGATCTGGTCGAAGGGGATCTCGAACTTCTTGCCGGTCTGGAGCGTAAGGTAATCGCACCCTTTTTCAAGCGGGATGATCCACCTGTTGAACAGGTCGAATGGCCGGACCATCTGTCGGCCCAGGTCGTCGATCAGGAATATGCCTCCGTTGGCCTTCAGCTGGAGCGGCGCCTCGTAGTAGCGGGCCAGCGGGTCGTAATTCAAATCCAGCATCCCGAGCGTCAGCTCTCCTCCCGCGATGACGACAGGCCGCTCGCAAAGGGCGAACCGGCGGTCGTAGCGGGGGCCTCCCTCCAGGAGCTCCCCGACGGAGTCCAGTGACCCGCCGACGTCGAACGAACGGTGATTCACCGGGTCGAAGATCCGGATGACGTGGCCTTCCACGGAAACCGCGTACGGTATGAAAATGTGCTCGTCGAGGATCCCCGACAGCCGCTCGGCGATGAAGGTCTTGCCGCTGCCGGGGGGGCCGTACAGGAAGAGGGAGCGTCCCGAATTCATGGCGGGGCCAAGCCGGTCCAGCATGCCGGGAGGCAGGACGATCCCCTCGAACCGTTTCGCCATCTTCTCGGCTGTGACCGCCATCTTCCGAACCGACTGCTTCCGGCAGGTGTCCGCATACCGCTCCAGTGTGACCGGAGCGGGGCCGATATAGCCCGAGGCCTGAAGGAATTCCCTGGCACGTTCCCTCCCAAGGTCCGTCAGCGCGAATACATAGGACGCCCGGACGTCGCCCCCCTTCCGTATTTCAGCGAGTCGTTCCTTCCTGAGGAAATTGGCGATATCTCCCGCGACGCTCATCGGCAGGGCCAGCCTTTCCGAAAGGGCGGCGAGCGTCATCGCCCCGCCGTCGTACAACTGCTTCGAAACAAGCTCCACGAGAAACGACGGTGACAAGCCCGTTTCCTCGACTGTGCGCGGGCATATCGGGGGAAGGATGGAAAGGCGGACATCCTGCGCAAGGGCGCTCTGCACTTTTTTTCAGACCCTCCATTGCCACGGGGTGAGACTCACGATGTCCCCGATTTGCGTATCGGTTTTGTAGACGGTCCCCGGTGGAAGCTCGAGCACCCCGCGCGCTTTCCGATAGGGCCGGGTGATGCGGTTTTTACCGAAGTAGCAGTAGATTCCCAGCACCCGATCGTCCCGGTCGATGAATATGGCGTCGATTTCGTACCGCATCCCGAACGAATGGATGCTGTTGCACGGAGTGATCCAGAGCCCCTCCCCTTCCGGCAGGGCGTCGGTGCCCAGGAGACCTTTCATCCGCGACCGGAAATTCCTCGCAGGCAGGATCCGGTCGCCGAGCAGTGCGTCTCTCGTAAGGTTTTTTGCCTTCCATGCTATGCGGCTCATTACGGATTACCTCCAAGGGCCACCGGGAAAAGGATGTGAAGTATCTGGAGAACGCCGGGGCCCAGGATGACGATGAACAAGGCGGGAAACAGCAGGAACACGAGCGGGAAGACGAGCTTTATCGTGGTCTTCGCCGCCGCCTCTTCCGCACGCTGCCTCCGGCGCGTGCGCAGCGAATCGGAATGAACGCGAAGGGACTGCGCGAGGCTCGTCCCCAGCTTCTCCGTCTGGATCAGCATGGCGACGAGGGACTTCACGTCCTCGACGCCCGTCCGGGCGGCGAGCGCCCGCAGCGCTTCCGCGCGGGGCTTTCCCGCCACCATCTCCCGGTTGACGATATCG of the Deltaproteobacteria bacterium genome contains:
- a CDS encoding DUF192 domain-containing protein; this translates as MSRIAWKAKNLTRDALLGDRILPARNFRSRMKGLLGTDALPEGEGLWITPCNSIHSFGMRYEIDAIFIDRDDRVLGIYCYFGKNRITRPYRKARGVLELPPGTVYKTDTQIGDIVSLTPWQWRV
- a CDS encoding ATP-binding protein, which encodes MQSALAQDVRLSILPPICPRTVEETGLSPSFLVELVSKQLYDGGAMTLAALSERLALPMSVAGDIANFLRKERLAEIRKGGDVRASYVFALTDLGRERAREFLQASGYIGPAPVTLERYADTCRKQSVRKMAVTAEKMAKRFEGIVLPPGMLDRLGPAMNSGRSLFLYGPPGSGKTFIAERLSGILDEHIFIPYAVSVEGHVIRIFDPVNHRSFDVGGSLDSVGELLEGGPRYDRRFALCERPVVIAGGELTLGMLDLNYDPLARYYEAPLQLKANGGIFLIDDLGRQMVRPFDLFNRWIIPLEKGCDYLTLQTGKKFEIPFDQIVIFSTNIEPRDLADEAFLRRLGYKIRIGYISPSEYVSICRQVCRQLGLEFRPEAIRHLIEKEHAARKIPLAACHPKDVLSRVVEICRYRGIHPRLDEDLVAQACRDYFMEI
- a CDS encoding isoprenylcysteine carboxyl methyltransferase, giving the protein MHLARNRWMQIFAKVVPASYFALACFAFWKSFLQTGKLTSLFWMLSEGIVVVLIVFRRPSSAVSKSPWDWFAGIAGSFLILMVRPTGHAVAPDAAGFTLQLLGTGFQIYGKTALGRSFGIVAANRGVVVDGPYRWVRHPIYLGYLVTHAGFLLSNWSPRNLAVYAAAYFFQAARIFAEERVLLGDGKYREYAASVRYRLLPGIF